From Arctopsyche grandis isolate Sample6627 chromosome 12, ASM5162203v2, whole genome shotgun sequence, one genomic window encodes:
- the sqa gene encoding spaghetti-squash activator isoform X2, whose product MIHVDEEDPVGEIEPSFSHRDVTFKRGVDAEDFYELLSEVGRGKFGTVYHCKEKATGLELAAKFVAINRRDDRRNVEREVDVMRQLQHPRLIQLYDAFDSGKMMCVILELITGGELFERVIDDDFVLTEKSCTVFMRQICEGIEFVHQQNILHLDMKPENILCLTKSGNRIKIIDFGLARKFDPSKKLQVLFGTPEFVAPEVVNFDQIGFGTDMWSIGVICYVLLSGLSPFMGETDVETMANVTVAKYDFDDEAFNEISEDAKDFIKKLLVKDKQGRMTAQQCVAHPWLHRRPPSIQDKKKEVPEPDIILETLKPPPEKLDVTKDNLRMFVERWNEHPNSPYVFDVSAHVITPCMSRNNCNGLDTGSEHSIGGCSPSPCASLSSLTDSIFGTENHALAPGDRYSQNEYDDNNKVFASLHGLERRASDSSCFVNKKADICLRVNLAEEIKKLSDRLYMLSTINTDLVNNNVESYKTDTTTSTETTNNVEKSLNGLNSKISSNVIYNNCTKKTVSSTKNFTTPKEKYSSITKNDKNPNAEIIKNGVNRAKSFNVAHLNKFEAQTLDGRKISADETDSEQFSNLPWARRKFKVSNFSRDVPLSPERKKSVFNLEFNKRREKMDNFANSNGATCSDNISKTKHFYKKTDENGDVKSNANNTKDLLLHLLDQWGDSQTPTNDLHSGRHKSVSMEWSEGESIASKSMNTLNTFFKRQSSSGITVKKKLETFTSNGIK is encoded by the exons ATGATACACGTGGATGAAGAGGATCCTGTTGGAG aaaTTGAACCGTCATTTTCTCATCGAGATGTCACATTCAAGAGAGGAGTTGACGCTGAAGATTTTTATGAACTTTTGTCGGAAGTTGGAAG AGGAAAATTTGGAACGGTGTACCACTGTAAAGAAAAAGCCACCGGGTTAGAGTTGGCCGCGAAATTTGTAGCCATCAATAGACGTGATGACAGAAGAAATGTAGAAAGAGAAGTGGATGTTATGAGACAATTACAGCATCCTCGTCTCATTCAGCTGTATGATGCATTTGATAGTGGAAAGATGATGTGTGTTATTCTAGAATT AATTACTGGTGGAGAATTGTTTGAAAGAGTTATCGATGATGATTTCGTTCTGACTGAAAAATCTTgcactgtatttatgagacaaATATGTGAAGGAATAGAATTTGTTCatcaacaaaatattttacatctAGATATGAAG CCAGAAAACATTTTATGTTTAACAAAATCTGGaaacagaataaaaataatagattttgGATTGGCTCGAAAATTCGATCCATCTAAAAAACTTCAAGTTTTATTCGGTACTCCAGAATTTGTGGCTCCAGAAGTGGTTAACTTTGATCAAATTGGTTTTGGCACAGACATGTGGTCAATTGGTGTAATTTGTTATGTTCT TCTATCGGGACTTTCGCCTTTTATGGGAGAAACTGATGTGGAAACTATGGCAAATGTGACAGTCGCTAAATATGATTTTGACGATGAAGCTTTCAATGAAATATCTGAAGACGCAAAAGACTTTATCAAAAAACTTCTTGTAAAAGACAAACA GGGCAGAATGACCGCTCAACAATGCGTAGCTCATCCGTGGTTGCATAGAAGACCACCGAGCATTCAGGACAAGAAAAAAGAAGTTCCAGAACCAGACATTATATTAGAAACTTTGAAACCCCCACCCGAAAAACTCGATGTTACCAAAGATAACCTGAGAATGTTTGTGGAAAGGTGGAACGAACATCCAAACTCTCCTTACGTATTCGACGTCTCAGCTCACGTAATAACTCCGTGTATGTCGAGGAATAATTGCAATGGATTAGATACAGGATCAGAACATTCCATTGGAGGCTGCTCACCATCACCTTGTGCATCGTTGAGCAGTCTGACAGATTCTATATTCGGAACTGAGAACCATGCTTTGGCACCTGGAGATAGATATTCTCAAAACGaatatgatgataataataaagtttTTGCATCCCTACACGGTTTGGAAAGACGGGCATCTGACAGTTCGTGCTTTGTGAATAAGAAGGCAGACATATGCCTAAGAGTTAATTTAGCAGAAGAAATTAAAAAGCTTTCTGATAGACTTTACATGTTATCGACAATTAATACAGATTTAGTTAATAATAATGTAGAAAGTTATAAAACAGATACGACAACAAGTACTGAAACCACaaataatgttgaaaaatcactAAATGGACTTAATAGCAAAATTTCgtcaaatgtaatatataataattgcacAAAAAAAACCGTCTCCTCTACCAAAAATTTCACAACtccaaaagaaaaatatagCAGTATAactaaaaacgataaaaatccTAATgctgaaattattaaaaatggtgTTAATAGAGCAAAAAGTTTCAACGTAGCACACTTAAATAAATTTGAGGCACAAACTTTAGACGGACGAAAAATAAGTGCAGATGAAACTGATTCCGAACAATTTTCAAATCTCCCGTGGGCTAGGAGAAAATTCAAAGTTTCAAATTTCAGCCGAGACGTTCCGTTATCCCCCGAAAGGAAGAAATCTGTTTTTAACCTTGAATTTAACAAGCGACGGGAAAAGATGGATAACTTTGCCAATTCCAATGGAGCAACATGCTCCGATAACATATCAAAGACgaagcatttttataaaaagacaGATGAGAACGGGGACGTCAAATCGAACGCCAACAACACAAAAGATTTGCTATTACATTTATTGGACCAATGGGGAGATTCCCAAACCCCAACCAACGACTTACACTCTGGACGGCACAAATCAGTCTCAATGGAGTGGTCGGAGGGCGAATCGATCGCGTCAAAATCCATGAACACTTTGAACACATTCTTCAAGCGACAATCGTCGTCTGGTATAACAGTAAAGAAGAAATTAGAAACATTCACATCAAACGGAATAAAGTGA
- the sqa gene encoding spaghetti-squash activator isoform X1: MDSIDILRKKYQSQKSSNMIHVDEEDPVGEIEPSFSHRDVTFKRGVDAEDFYELLSEVGRGKFGTVYHCKEKATGLELAAKFVAINRRDDRRNVEREVDVMRQLQHPRLIQLYDAFDSGKMMCVILELITGGELFERVIDDDFVLTEKSCTVFMRQICEGIEFVHQQNILHLDMKPENILCLTKSGNRIKIIDFGLARKFDPSKKLQVLFGTPEFVAPEVVNFDQIGFGTDMWSIGVICYVLLSGLSPFMGETDVETMANVTVAKYDFDDEAFNEISEDAKDFIKKLLVKDKQGRMTAQQCVAHPWLHRRPPSIQDKKKEVPEPDIILETLKPPPEKLDVTKDNLRMFVERWNEHPNSPYVFDVSAHVITPCMSRNNCNGLDTGSEHSIGGCSPSPCASLSSLTDSIFGTENHALAPGDRYSQNEYDDNNKVFASLHGLERRASDSSCFVNKKADICLRVNLAEEIKKLSDRLYMLSTINTDLVNNNVESYKTDTTTSTETTNNVEKSLNGLNSKISSNVIYNNCTKKTVSSTKNFTTPKEKYSSITKNDKNPNAEIIKNGVNRAKSFNVAHLNKFEAQTLDGRKISADETDSEQFSNLPWARRKFKVSNFSRDVPLSPERKKSVFNLEFNKRREKMDNFANSNGATCSDNISKTKHFYKKTDENGDVKSNANNTKDLLLHLLDQWGDSQTPTNDLHSGRHKSVSMEWSEGESIASKSMNTLNTFFKRQSSSGITVKKKLETFTSNGIK, encoded by the exons ATGGATTCAATCGACATTTTACGGAAGAAATACCAATCTCAAAA ATCATCCAATATGATACACGTGGATGAAGAGGATCCTGTTGGAG aaaTTGAACCGTCATTTTCTCATCGAGATGTCACATTCAAGAGAGGAGTTGACGCTGAAGATTTTTATGAACTTTTGTCGGAAGTTGGAAG AGGAAAATTTGGAACGGTGTACCACTGTAAAGAAAAAGCCACCGGGTTAGAGTTGGCCGCGAAATTTGTAGCCATCAATAGACGTGATGACAGAAGAAATGTAGAAAGAGAAGTGGATGTTATGAGACAATTACAGCATCCTCGTCTCATTCAGCTGTATGATGCATTTGATAGTGGAAAGATGATGTGTGTTATTCTAGAATT AATTACTGGTGGAGAATTGTTTGAAAGAGTTATCGATGATGATTTCGTTCTGACTGAAAAATCTTgcactgtatttatgagacaaATATGTGAAGGAATAGAATTTGTTCatcaacaaaatattttacatctAGATATGAAG CCAGAAAACATTTTATGTTTAACAAAATCTGGaaacagaataaaaataatagattttgGATTGGCTCGAAAATTCGATCCATCTAAAAAACTTCAAGTTTTATTCGGTACTCCAGAATTTGTGGCTCCAGAAGTGGTTAACTTTGATCAAATTGGTTTTGGCACAGACATGTGGTCAATTGGTGTAATTTGTTATGTTCT TCTATCGGGACTTTCGCCTTTTATGGGAGAAACTGATGTGGAAACTATGGCAAATGTGACAGTCGCTAAATATGATTTTGACGATGAAGCTTTCAATGAAATATCTGAAGACGCAAAAGACTTTATCAAAAAACTTCTTGTAAAAGACAAACA GGGCAGAATGACCGCTCAACAATGCGTAGCTCATCCGTGGTTGCATAGAAGACCACCGAGCATTCAGGACAAGAAAAAAGAAGTTCCAGAACCAGACATTATATTAGAAACTTTGAAACCCCCACCCGAAAAACTCGATGTTACCAAAGATAACCTGAGAATGTTTGTGGAAAGGTGGAACGAACATCCAAACTCTCCTTACGTATTCGACGTCTCAGCTCACGTAATAACTCCGTGTATGTCGAGGAATAATTGCAATGGATTAGATACAGGATCAGAACATTCCATTGGAGGCTGCTCACCATCACCTTGTGCATCGTTGAGCAGTCTGACAGATTCTATATTCGGAACTGAGAACCATGCTTTGGCACCTGGAGATAGATATTCTCAAAACGaatatgatgataataataaagtttTTGCATCCCTACACGGTTTGGAAAGACGGGCATCTGACAGTTCGTGCTTTGTGAATAAGAAGGCAGACATATGCCTAAGAGTTAATTTAGCAGAAGAAATTAAAAAGCTTTCTGATAGACTTTACATGTTATCGACAATTAATACAGATTTAGTTAATAATAATGTAGAAAGTTATAAAACAGATACGACAACAAGTACTGAAACCACaaataatgttgaaaaatcactAAATGGACTTAATAGCAAAATTTCgtcaaatgtaatatataataattgcacAAAAAAAACCGTCTCCTCTACCAAAAATTTCACAACtccaaaagaaaaatatagCAGTATAactaaaaacgataaaaatccTAATgctgaaattattaaaaatggtgTTAATAGAGCAAAAAGTTTCAACGTAGCACACTTAAATAAATTTGAGGCACAAACTTTAGACGGACGAAAAATAAGTGCAGATGAAACTGATTCCGAACAATTTTCAAATCTCCCGTGGGCTAGGAGAAAATTCAAAGTTTCAAATTTCAGCCGAGACGTTCCGTTATCCCCCGAAAGGAAGAAATCTGTTTTTAACCTTGAATTTAACAAGCGACGGGAAAAGATGGATAACTTTGCCAATTCCAATGGAGCAACATGCTCCGATAACATATCAAAGACgaagcatttttataaaaagacaGATGAGAACGGGGACGTCAAATCGAACGCCAACAACACAAAAGATTTGCTATTACATTTATTGGACCAATGGGGAGATTCCCAAACCCCAACCAACGACTTACACTCTGGACGGCACAAATCAGTCTCAATGGAGTGGTCGGAGGGCGAATCGATCGCGTCAAAATCCATGAACACTTTGAACACATTCTTCAAGCGACAATCGTCGTCTGGTATAACAGTAAAGAAGAAATTAGAAACATTCACATCAAACGGAATAAAGTGA